A segment of the Nitrosospira briensis C-128 genome:
TCCACCTTATTTGTTTCCGTTATTTACAGTCTGTTACGATAGATACCTTAACCGCGGCACCTTGCATACGCTGGACGTAACATGCCGAATCATGGCCTTCTTAGCTGAGCGGTTCCGTTCGATAGCACACATATGAACTCCATTTGAATCCACGGGTTTACATTATTCAGATTATTCAGATCGCCACTTTTTGCTTGGGACAGTCTGGAGAAACTCGCAACATGCAAAAAACGAAAACCGTATTTACCGGTTATATGGGATATTCGTGATGGAGGCTGCCATGATTCTCATCGCGCGATTGTGATTGTTATAATTTAAAATTGACGTTTGATCTGGAGACTTATGAAAGGTTGGGACAAGCTGTACGATCGGGCCGAAGCGCTGCTTTCCCGTCTTGAGGAGCTGCTGCCGGCGGGCCAGGCTGACCCCAACTGGAATTCCGCCATTGCATTTCGCTGGCGAAAGTCCGGCCGTACGGGCTCTATTCAACCTGTGAATCACCCTCACCACGTAACGTTCGATGCTTTGCAAGGCATAGAACGTCAAAAAAATCTCATCGATCAAAATACACGTCAGTTCGTACAGGGACATCCCGCCAATAACGTATTGCTTACGGGCGCGCGCGGCACAGGCAAGTCATCGCTGGTAAAAGCAATGCTGAATAAATATGCTGCCATGGGGTTACGCTTGATTGAAGTGGAAAAGCATGACCTTACCGATCTGCACGATATTGTCGAACAGATATACCAGCGCCCTGAACGCTTCCTTCTGTATTGCGACGACTTGTCATTCGAGCCGGGCGACCCCGGCTATAAGGCCTTGAAAGTCGTACTCGATGGTTCTATCGCCACGGCGTCCGAAAACGTTCTTGTCTACGCGACTTCCAATCGCCGCCACTTGATGCCCGATTTCATGCGAGACAATCTGGACACCCGGCATCTGGGGGGAGAAATTCATCCAAGTGAATCGGTCGAAGAAAAAATTTCTTTATCGGAGCGTTTTGGCCTATGGGTATCCTTCTACCCGTTTGATCAAGAGCAGTACCTGGACATTGCCGGGCATTGGCTCAACCATTTCGGTATCGAAGAAATGACTCCCCCTATACGTGAAGCGGCTCTGCAATGGGCATTGGGGCGCGGCTCACGAAGCGGGCGTGTAGCATGGCAATTTGCACGCGACTGCGCGGGAAAGCAGAATCTGCCATGATTTTCAAAGAATCCGGTCATTGCCCCAAGTAGGGCAGCACGGGATATACAAGCCAGATTTGCGCAAATTTAAAATTTGAACGTTGGCGTAGCGTGTTTCATTCGTCGGTTGCTGCTTATCCACCTCACCATGCCCTCTCCCACTCATATCACTGAAGTCGCCGTTGCGGTTATCACTGCCCCTGATGGCCGTTTTCTGCTTGCGCGCAGGCCCGAGGGCAAACCTTATGCGGGTTACTGGGAATTTCCCGGCGGCAAAGTGAACCCCGATGAATCGATATTGGATGCGTTAAGGCGCGAATTACTGGAAGAGCTGGGTATATTTGTCGAGCATGCCTACCCTTGGATCACCCGCACGTTTAATTATAGCCACGCCTCTGTCCGTCTCCACTTTTACCGTGTAGTGAAATGGCATGGCGAGCCGCAGCCCCGCGAAAACCAGGAGCTGGCCTGGCAATCCGCGGACAATGTCCGGGTTGAACCGATGTTGCCGGCAAATACACCGGTATTGCGGGCGCTGGATTTGCCGGCAATCTATGCAATAACCCATGCTGCGGAATTGGGGACGGATATTGCTCTAATCCGGATTGAACGCGCATTGAAAGGCGGTGTACGGCTGTTGCAGGTACGCGAGAAGGCGATGCCGGAGAAAGCGTTGAATGCTTTTATCGACGCTGTGATTGCGCTCGGTCATCGTCATGGTGCCAAAGTATTGGTGAACGGCAGCATAGACAATATCGACCTTTATCGGAAAGCTGAGGCGGACGGGCTACATCTTGCGTCAAGACAATTGATGAACATCGTGAAACGTCCGGATGTCGAGTGGTGTGGCGCCTCTTGCCATAATGCAGAAGAGCTTTTTCGCGCTGAGCAATTAGGCATGGATTTTGCGGTGCTTGCGCCGGTACTGCCGACGTTGAGTCACCCTGGCTCTGCGACGCTAGGCTGGCAAAGATTTGCCGCACTCATCCGGGATTGCTCGATACCCGTTTATGCGCTAGGCGGGTTGCGCCGGGAAGATTTAACTACGGCATGGGAACACGGCGGGCATGGCGTGGCCATGATGCGGGGTATCGGCTAAAGATTCAGCCCTGCAGAGCAAAAGAAGGTTTGCCAACTGAAGGACCCGCGGTGAAAGACATTGGGGCAACAGCCCGAGGCTGAGGTAGCACTGGGGTAATGTTCGGATTTATTAGGGTCATTCGTTTTGCGATAGCGCCAATTCTTCGAACTCCAGCGCCTGATCGTTATTGCTCATCCTTAAACACATCTTCGTTCGGTTTTTCCGTGTCCGCGTCCGTTTCCGCATCCGGAATTCGATAGGACTCCGAAGCCCATTGCCCCAGGTCGATCATCTTGCAGCGCTCCGAACAAAAAGGCCGATAACGATTGCTCGTATCCCAGACGATAATCTTGCCGCAATGTGGGCAATTGACGATGGGTTGCTTCATAATCGTGAACCTGAAAATATCCTATTCGTTGAAACATCACCAGACCACTTGGCTATTATGGCTTGATTGTGCGAATCAAGCCAGCCAGCAGCCTGTCGGGCTTTAAGAATCGCAGCGAAAAAGTGACTGGGCGAAGGCAGATTTTGAGGATTTTGAAGACCAGTAGTTATTCCATTGGCCGAAAAAGCGGCGAAATATGAACCACCCAGACGCTTTTGCAGCCGATTTACTTTAAGTCCGACAGATTGTTGGACGGCGTTCCGGACCGCTCGCTCCGCCGGAAACATAAAATTATGTCATATGAATGCCGTAACCTCATAAATATCCACCGATGTTGCGCGGTTTCCGGTTTTTGTAACAAGTTAAATTCATGGCGGATATCGCCGGAAAGAATGCATGTAGACACAAGTATCTCGCTCATAACCCATTGATCGATAAAAACGGTCAGGTGCGTTTTTCCACCATCCAATCAATAGTTTTTGTAATGCATATTTATTTTTCGATATGTATTATGGTAAAATGGTTAAGTTTTTTATGAGTTTTTTTAGAAGGTCCGAAATTAAAAACGGGACTGCAAAATATGGCAGATATTGAGAAAAAACAGGAAATGAACGGCAGGAGACGTTTTCTCATCGCCGCAACTTCGATTGCGGGCGGGATCGCGGGCGTTGCCGTGGCAACCCCTTTCATGATGAGCATGATGCCCAGCGAACGCGCAAAAGCGGCGGGAGCGCCGGTTGAGGTGGACATCAGCAAGGTTGAACCAGGCATGCTGCTGATGGTCGAATGGCGCGGCAAGGTGGTATGGGTATTGAATCGCACCCCGGAAATGCTGGCCAACCTGAAAAAGCTTGACGGTCAGGTATCCGATCCAAAATCGGAAAAAGACCAGCAACCCAAGTATGCACAGAATGAAACACGCTCCATCAAACCGGCGATTCTGGTAGCCGAAGGGGTCTGTACCCATCTGGGATGTTCTCCCGTATATCGCAAAGATATTGCGCCCGCGGACCTCGGTTCCGACTGGCTGGGCGGTTTTTTCTGCCCCTGCCACGGCTCCAAGTTCGATCTCGCGGGCCGCGTCTACAAAAGCGTCCCTGCGCCTACCAACCTTGTCGTCCCCCCCCACATGTATTTAAGCGATACCACCCTGTTGATCGGGTCTGATCGCAAGGAGTCCGCATAAATGAGCAAGCGATTAGCGTCCATGGTCGACTGGATAGACGCACGTTTTCCCCTGACTTCCAACTGGAAGGCTCATCTCACCGAATACTACGCGCCGAAAAACTTCAATTTCTGGTACTACTTCGGCTCCCTGGCCATGCTCGTGCTGGTGAATCAGCTTCTTACCGGCATTTTCCTCACCATGAACTACAAGCCGGACGCCAGCATGGCGTTCGCCTCGGTGGAATATATCATGCGGGACGTGGATTTCGGCTGGTTGATCCGTTACATGCACTCCACCGGCGCATCCATGTTCTTCGTGGTGGTCTATCTGCACATGTTCCGCGGGATGATGTACGGCTCGTATCGCAAGCCGCGCGAACTTCTCTGGCTAATCGGCATGGGAATATTTTTCATGCTGATGATGCTGGCGTTTACCGGATACATCCTCCCATGGGGGCAAATGTCCTATTGGGGTGCGCAGGTGATCGTAAGCATGATCGGCGCGATTCCGGTAGTAGGCGAAACGCTCTCGAACTGGTTGCTGGGTGACTTCATGCTGTCGGATGCCGCACTCAATCGTTTCTTTGCCTATCATGTTGTGACTCTGCCCGTTTTACTTGTGACGCTGGTAGTCGTTCACATATTGGCACTGCACGAGGTCGGCTCGAGTAACCCTGATGGGATTGAAATCAAAAAATATAAAGATCCCGTAACGCACATTCCCGTCGATGGTATCCCGTTCCACCCATACTATACCGTCAAGGATATTTTCGGCGTCATCGTGTTCCTGATCGTGTTTTGCGGAATCATATTTTTCGCACCCGAGATGGGCGGCTATTTCCTTGAGTACAACAACTTCGTTCCTGCCAATACGTTGCAGACGCCTGACCATATCGCCCCGGTATGGTACTTCACACCATACTATTCGATGCTGAGAGCGGTCACCATCAACTTCCTGTGGATAGATGCCAAGCTTTGGGGCATCGTGCTGATGGGCGGATCGGTCGCAATCTTCGCGCTGTTACCTTGGTTGGACCGTAGTCCCGTAAAGTCTATTCGCTACAAAGGCCCTATTTTCAAATTTGCCCTCACGCTTTTTGTCATTAGCGTCTTTGTGCTTGGCTACCTTGGCACCAAATCGCCCACCCCGCTGTTCACAACGCTTGCGCAAATATTCACGGTAATCTACTTCGCCTTCTTTATTCTTATGCCGTGGTACAGCAAGATAGATAAAACCAAGCCTGAACCAACCAGGGTGAAAGAATGAGAAAAATAACAACTATTTTAGTTATGTTATGCTTGGCCCCGCTTGTCGCATTTGCCAGCGAGTCAACCGTAAAGCTGGATCATGCACCGATCCGGTCGGGCGATAAGCTCTCGCTGCAACGCGGCGCCAAGACCTTTGTCAACTACTGTCTGTCGTGCCACAGCGCGGAATACATGCGCTACAACCGGCTACGCGATATCGGCCTGACCGAGACCCAGGTCAGCGACAATCTAATATTTACCGGGCAGAAAGCAGGTGAACTCATGACTGTCGCCATGAAAATCAAAGAGGCCAAACAGTGGTTCGGGGTCGCCCCGCCCGATCTATCGGTAATCGCCCGTTCTCGTGGTGCTGATTGGCTCTATACGTATCTCCGGAAGTTTTATCGCGATGACTCCACCGCTACGGGCTGGAATAACCTTGTATTCGATAAAGCTGCCATGCCTCATGTACTCTATCAGTTGCAGGGCGAGCAATCGCTGGTGACGACCATCGTCGACGACGGTCACGGTGGTAAGCATGAGGTAAAGGAATTGAAGCTGGATAAGCCAGGTGCGCTCTCGAAAACAGAATATGAAGCCTATGTGGCCGATCTGGTGAACTTCCTGGTTTATCTAGGTGAACCGGCTGCGACAAAGCGAGTGCAAATAGGAATTATTGTGATGCTCTTCCTGTTTGGCATGCTGGCGCTTACCTACGCCCTGAAACATGAATATTGGAAGGACATTCATTGATTATTTCCCGTTACGAAAGATGCACCCAGCTCGTTTGCGCTGAAAGTAACCAAATATGATGACGTTATACTCAGCAACCACCTGCCCTTTCAGTCACCGCTGCCGTATTGTGCTGTACGAGAAGGGCATGGATTTTCAGATCATCGATGTCGACCTGCATAACAAGCCGGAAGATCTGGCGATAATGACGCCCTACAGCCGGGTTCCCGTGCTGGTAGAACGTGATCTTATCCTGTACGAATCCAACATCATCAATGAATATATTGATGACCGGTTTCCTCATCCACAACTGATGCCCGCCGATCCGGTCATGCGGGCCCGTGCGCGGTTGTTCCTGCATCGCTTTGAGCAGGAGCTTTTTTGCCATATTGACGCGGTCGAGCATGGAAATCCGAAAACCGCGGATAAAGCACGTGCGGCGATTCGCGATAACCTGACCGTGATTGCGCCCGTATTTGCCAAACAGAAGCACATGCTTGGGGATGAATTTTCCATGCTGGATGTGGCGATCGCACCACTGCTGTGGCGATTGGATCATTATGGCATTCAGCTACCGAAACAGGCTGCGCCGCTGCTGAAATACGCCGAACGGTTGTTTAGCAGGCCCGCCTTCATTGACGCGCTCACGGCCTCCGAGAAGGCAATGCGAAAGTGAAGGAACTGTCGACCAAGCCCTATTTGATTCGCGCTATCTACGAATGGTGTTCCGATAGCGGCCTCACGCCTTATCTGTCAGTTAAAGTAGATACCCAGACTCGCGTACCGAATAATTTTGTGAAAGATGGTGAAATCATACTTAACATCAGCTCCGATGCCGCGCATCATCTTACTCTAGGTAACGATGTGATCCAGTTCTCCGCCCGGTTTAGCGGTGTCTCGCGTGAAATTTCAGTTCCGGTTGGTGCTGTCCAGGGAATATTCGCCAAGGAGACCTCGCAGGGCGTTCTTTTCACCCTTGAGGGTGACGCCAATACAACGCAGGCGGACGCTGGTATTGAAGAACCGGCCAAATTGCCCTCATCCGAAGGTACGTCACCCTCCAAAGGTGTCAAACGACGCTTTCAGATCGTAAAATAGCCCGCATTGTTTGTCAGCT
Coding sequences within it:
- a CDS encoding cytochrome b produces the protein MSKRLASMVDWIDARFPLTSNWKAHLTEYYAPKNFNFWYYFGSLAMLVLVNQLLTGIFLTMNYKPDASMAFASVEYIMRDVDFGWLIRYMHSTGASMFFVVVYLHMFRGMMYGSYRKPRELLWLIGMGIFFMLMMLAFTGYILPWGQMSYWGAQVIVSMIGAIPVVGETLSNWLLGDFMLSDAALNRFFAYHVVTLPVLLVTLVVVHILALHEVGSSNPDGIEIKKYKDPVTHIPVDGIPFHPYYTVKDIFGVIVFLIVFCGIIFFAPEMGGYFLEYNNFVPANTLQTPDHIAPVWYFTPYYSMLRAVTINFLWIDAKLWGIVLMGGSVAIFALLPWLDRSPVKSIRYKGPIFKFALTLFVISVFVLGYLGTKSPTPLFTTLAQIFTVIYFAFFILMPWYSKIDKTKPEPTRVKE
- a CDS encoding ATP-binding protein, which produces MKGWDKLYDRAEALLSRLEELLPAGQADPNWNSAIAFRWRKSGRTGSIQPVNHPHHVTFDALQGIERQKNLIDQNTRQFVQGHPANNVLLTGARGTGKSSLVKAMLNKYAAMGLRLIEVEKHDLTDLHDIVEQIYQRPERFLLYCDDLSFEPGDPGYKALKVVLDGSIATASENVLVYATSNRRHLMPDFMRDNLDTRHLGGEIHPSESVEEKISLSERFGLWVSFYPFDQEQYLDIAGHWLNHFGIEEMTPPIREAALQWALGRGSRSGRVAWQFARDCAGKQNLP
- the yacG gene encoding DNA gyrase inhibitor YacG, coding for MKQPIVNCPHCGKIIVWDTSNRYRPFCSERCKMIDLGQWASESYRIPDAETDADTEKPNEDVFKDEQ
- a CDS encoding glutathione S-transferase N-terminal domain-containing protein, producing MMTLYSATTCPFSHRCRIVLYEKGMDFQIIDVDLHNKPEDLAIMTPYSRVPVLVERDLILYESNIINEYIDDRFPHPQLMPADPVMRARARLFLHRFEQELFCHIDAVEHGNPKTADKARAAIRDNLTVIAPVFAKQKHMLGDEFSMLDVAIAPLLWRLDHYGIQLPKQAAPLLKYAERLFSRPAFIDALTASEKAMRK
- a CDS encoding Nudix family hydrolase produces the protein MNVGVACFIRRLLLIHLTMPSPTHITEVAVAVITAPDGRFLLARRPEGKPYAGYWEFPGGKVNPDESILDALRRELLEELGIFVEHAYPWITRTFNYSHASVRLHFYRVVKWHGEPQPRENQELAWQSADNVRVEPMLPANTPVLRALDLPAIYAITHAAELGTDIALIRIERALKGGVRLLQVREKAMPEKALNAFIDAVIALGHRHGAKVLVNGSIDNIDLYRKAEADGLHLASRQLMNIVKRPDVEWCGASCHNAEELFRAEQLGMDFAVLAPVLPTLSHPGSATLGWQRFAALIRDCSIPVYALGGLRREDLTTAWEHGGHGVAMMRGIG
- a CDS encoding ClpXP protease specificity-enhancing factor, which gives rise to MKELSTKPYLIRAIYEWCSDSGLTPYLSVKVDTQTRVPNNFVKDGEIILNISSDAAHHLTLGNDVIQFSARFSGVSREISVPVGAVQGIFAKETSQGVLFTLEGDANTTQADAGIEEPAKLPSSEGTSPSKGVKRRFQIVK
- a CDS encoding cytochrome c1, coding for MRKITTILVMLCLAPLVAFASESTVKLDHAPIRSGDKLSLQRGAKTFVNYCLSCHSAEYMRYNRLRDIGLTETQVSDNLIFTGQKAGELMTVAMKIKEAKQWFGVAPPDLSVIARSRGADWLYTYLRKFYRDDSTATGWNNLVFDKAAMPHVLYQLQGEQSLVTTIVDDGHGGKHEVKELKLDKPGALSKTEYEAYVADLVNFLVYLGEPAATKRVQIGIIVMLFLFGMLALTYALKHEYWKDIH
- the petA gene encoding ubiquinol-cytochrome c reductase iron-sulfur subunit, yielding MADIEKKQEMNGRRRFLIAATSIAGGIAGVAVATPFMMSMMPSERAKAAGAPVEVDISKVEPGMLLMVEWRGKVVWVLNRTPEMLANLKKLDGQVSDPKSEKDQQPKYAQNETRSIKPAILVAEGVCTHLGCSPVYRKDIAPADLGSDWLGGFFCPCHGSKFDLAGRVYKSVPAPTNLVVPPHMYLSDTTLLIGSDRKESA